The window AAATTTCCATATCTCTATACAGAAATAAGACATATGAAAATCAATCTATCTGATACATAAAATTAAACcccaattgaaaaaaaaaaaaaagaacaacttGAACTTTGTTAGAgaaatagaaaattaaaaaggacaaaaaaaattatatgttgaaaaaaaaaaaaacaaaagatcaTGATGATCAAGATCATCTAGAGCCACAAGGCCCCAGCTTCCTTGAGAAGAGGAACCAAAGTTCCATTAATATGAGAAGCCATAACTCTATCCATGGACCCTACGAGCTTCCCGCCGATGAAGACGACGGGGACTGGGGGAGAGGTGGCTCCAACCAGCCTCATCAAAGCTCTTTCAATGTCTTTGCCTCTGGGGTCATGGTCCAGCTCGTACACCGTGGGGCTTACTCCCATTCCACAAAGCAGCCTCTTGAGGGCGTGGCACATGCAGCAGCTGCTCACACTGAATATCACCACCGCGCTCTCCGCCGCTAGCCGGATTACTCGGTCCACGGGGTCTCTCGATGCTGATGCTGACACCGGCATGTAGTACTCCCATGAACGCTCTGCTTGATAAtgcatcattttttttctcgtGATGAGTGATTGAAAAGAAGTGGGAAAATGAATAGTACTTTTTGTTGGGAAGATTTTTGTTTTAGGTGATGGGTATAATTGTGAGGGATGTGGGGGTTTATATAGGGGAGAGGGGAATTAGTTATGTTGGGTGGCGCCCCAAATAGTAAATTTTTACCTTGTCTTTTATCTTTATGTATTTTGTGTAGCCATGACATGATTTTCCAATATATTCTGAATTATAATAATCTTTTTAcaactatttttaaatatatgcTGTATTTCACTTTAAGGTAACATGGAAGAGCAAAGATTGTCAATTTAATGTTTATAATGTATTATTAATTTGATATCATGTTGAAGTTATAGTAATTATCTAACATAAGGTGGTGATGATCAAAGACTAGGGTACGTCTAGTGATGTTAATTAGTTAGATAGAAAATGATATTAGAAGAGTTTGAATACAAAACTATAGAAAGTCGAGAGCATGTTAGATTATTATATAattgataaataaattaaaaaaaaagaaaaaaaaaaagaaaagaaaagagaaacgTGGTTAAGTACTGAAGTGGAGTAGTAAATTAAAAATGGAGGAGGCAAGAGAAGTAATAAAAAGGAGAATTTGTCTGTTGTTGTCGAGAGGCGTGGGATTATTATGTTTTCTtatgtcttttttctttcttttcttttctgtcTACTGTCAAAAGAAAGAATTACAATATTAGATAGATTTA is drawn from Cucumis melo cultivar AY chromosome 11, USDA_Cmelo_AY_1.0, whole genome shotgun sequence and contains these coding sequences:
- the LOC103498872 gene encoding glutaredoxin-C1-like, which codes for MMHYQAERSWEYYMPVSASASRDPVDRVIRLAAESAVVIFSVSSCCMCHALKRLLCGMGVSPTVYELDHDPRGKDIERALMRLVGATSPPVPVVFIGGKLVGSMDRVMASHINGTLVPLLKEAGALWL